From Salvia splendens isolate huo1 chromosome 16, SspV2, whole genome shotgun sequence, a single genomic window includes:
- the LOC121769752 gene encoding metallothionein-like protein type 3, whose protein sequence is MSDKCGSCDCSDKSQCTKQGYAADITETEKSYGMVVDCAEHDGTCKCGSSCGCTDCKCGH, encoded by the exons ATGTCTGACAAGTGTGGAAGCTGTGACTGCTCTGACAAATCCCAGTGCAC AAAGCAGGGGTACGCAGCCGATATCACTGAGACCGAGAAAAG CTACGGCATGGTAGTGGATTGCGCTGAGCACGACGGAACGTGCAAGTGCGGCAGCAGCTGCGGCTGCACCGACTGCAAATGCGGCCACTGA